The genomic segment CATGCGCTCGGCCATGGACCTCGAGCACAGCTTCCGCCCCGCCTACGTCCGCGGCCGCCTGCTGAAAGGCACCTCAGCCGAAGCCGTCGTCGGCGTAGGCTCATCCGAATCCGGCTCAACCATCGACGGCATCCTCACCATCGGCCTTCTCTGGCTCGACTACTGCCGCCAGCACACCGACGCCCGCCGCCACTTCGGCGGTCTTAAAGTGATCGTGCCGGCCGGCAGTTGGCGCGTCACTGCCGAGCGCTTGGCCTGGCTGAATCACGCCGCAGCCGACTTTCAGCTCTTCACGCTCGACGAGCGCACCGAGGAACTCGCTCCCGTCGACTTCCGCGACACTGGCAACTTCGAATCGCGCCTCGTGCACTCCTTCTCCGCACCGGACGCCATCGAGCGCTGCCGCGCCGGAATCGATCGCGTGCTCAACCTGCTCTCCCCCGGTCAGCGCGACCGCGTCGAGCTCTATCCGCGATCAGCCACTGAGGTCAGCCTGCTCCTCCACGGCCTCGACTTCGCCCGCGTCCGCCGCGGCGTGAGCGCAACCTCTTTCACGCAGACCGACGAGGTCACCTTCGGCGCCGGAGCCAACGAGACCCCGCTCAACGACGAGACTGAGCCGCTATGCCGCGACTTGCTCGCCCGTCTCTTCCAGAGCCGCCATCCGGGCGGATTGCACGCCGACCCGCTCTTCCGCCTCCAGCCCGAGCGCTGGCTTGAGTCACGGCTCCGCTCCAACATGGCCGACCTTCTGCCCGGCTTTCGCAACGATCTTGTTTACTCGCAGGTGCCCGCCCTCACCAGCGGCGACCGCGGCATGCTCGACCTGCTCACCCTCGACCAGGCCAGCCGCCTCGTCGTCATGGAACTGAAAGCCGACGAAGACCTCCACCTGCCTATGCAGGCCCTCGACTACTGGATCCGCGTGCGTGCCCTCAACGACGATCGCGCCCCCGGCGCAGGCGGTCGCAGTCTCTCAGCCTTCGAGCGCGCCGGCTACTTCGCCGGAACGGAAGTCTCGCCCCTCCCGCCGCGCCTGCTTCTCGTCGGCCCGGCCTTGCGCATCCATCCCGCCAACGAGCCGGTCCTGCGCTACCTCTCCCCGCAAATCGAGTGGGAACTTATCGCCGTCGCAGAGCAGTGGCGGCAGGAACTCAAGGTCGTCTTCCGCAAGCGCCGCGAGGGCAGCGGGTCCGTTTAAATTCGCACTACTCCACGCTGGACCCGGATCGGCGGGAAATGCGTTATTTCGCAGGGGTCACGGTGATCTTGCGGAACAGCACGTGGCCCTTTTCGCTGCCCTGCAGGTAGATGGGCCCGGGCTCGCCTTCATGGCTGTCGAGCGCTCCGCCTGTGAGCCCCGGAATCTCCTGATTGTCGATCACCGTCGCCCCGTTCTGAACCACGGTGACGCGCCGGCCAATGAGCGTAATGTCGAAGGTCTGCCAGGCATCGGGGCTGCGCGCCTGCTCCGGCTTCGGCTCTAGGAACCCATACACTCCGCCGGTGTGGTGGCTGGGCGGCTCTGCTTGCGAATCGGTCTCGATCTGCACCTCATATCGACCGCGCAGATAAATGCCGGAATTCGATTCCTTGCCGCAGTTGAATTCGACGTGGAGCTTGAAGTCGCCGAACTTCTTGTCGCTGATGATTTCCGGCCCGTTCCCGGGAGTGATCAGGCTGCCGTCCTTCACTGACCAGTCGGGCGGTCCGGCCTTGCTCTGGCGCCATCCTTTCAGATCTTTGCCGTCAAACAGCTCTATCGGCTTGCCCCATTTGGGTAATGCGGTTGATTTGAGCTCCGGCGCTTTCACGCCGGTCCACGACCAGGTGGTTCCATCCGGGCCGGTCACGGTTCCTGAAAGGCTCTCCCCGTTGCGCCCCCCTTGGAAGAGCATGTCAGCGGTGGCGCCTTCTTCCTCCTTGGGCGAAACGAAGGTGAGCTGCGTGCCTTCGATGGCGATGCGTGGCAGCGGCCGCGCGTTTCCCCAGCGCCCGGTAAACAGGGCTGTCAGCTTGCCATCGTTTTTGCCGATCTCGATCCACGATGGATACTCAGCCTTGGCATCTTTCAGAGTGAGGTCCCAACGACCGAGGAATGGGCCGTCGGGATCTGGGTTGGGGCCCTGCGCGAGCGATGCGAGGCCGGCGGCCCCGGCGATAACGAGAGTCATTGCAATGCGGGTTGCGATTCTCACAAGGACCTTTCCTCAGGGCTGATGCCCACACATCCTCCCCCGGTCAATGGGCACATGCCTCAGGCCATTGATTTGATCGACCCAGAAGCTTCATCCCACTGGACGGGCGTTCCGCGAAAGTACGATTCGTTGGCCATGTGGCAGGCCAGTGCCGCCCGATGGCCGAAGACGGCATCCTGCACCACTGGCTTGCGCGAGCGGACAGCTTCAAGAAAATTCCAAACATGTGGCCGCAGGTCGTCATAATCGTTGCCGTTGATAGTAATAGTCTGCGGAGCGGGCTCCTGGCCTGGCGGCGGATCGTGCTTCTCGTGCCACTCCTTCGTGTACTGTGCGCGCATGGCCGCCGGAAACCCGCCCGAGTAGTAGCTTGGCGCCGAGTCCTCGCCGGTCTGCGGTGCATAGGTCACCGAGAACTCCCGCAGCTCGATCAACCCCTTCGATCCCTGGAAGCGCGTTACCTCGCCCATCTCGCACCCCAGGCTCAAACGCATGTAGACCGGAATCCCCATGTACTCGAAGAGCACGGCATGCACGTCCGGCATGTTGCGGCCGTCCTTCCAGCGATAGATGCCGCCGAATGCCGAGGCCTTTTTGGGCACTTCGTTGATCCCGAGCGACACCTGCATGCCGCTGATAAGATGCACCAGCAGATCGCCGGCCACACCGGTTCCGTACTCTTTCCAGCAGCGCCAGCGCGCAAACGCGTAAGGATCGAACGGCTTTTTCGGCGCGGTGCCCAGCCAGGTGTCCCAGTCGAGATTCTGCGGCGAAAGATCGAGCGGCGGCGGATACTCCCACGCGCCTGTGGGATCGTTGCGGCCCATGGTGGCTTCAATCAGGTTGAGTTCGCCGATGGCGCCGGAAGCGATCAACTCGTGCGTCTTCCGGCACAGGACCGAACTGGTGCGCTGGGGCCAATCTGCACAATGCGGTCGGTCTTCTGGGCGGCGGCCACCATCGCAAGGCCGTCGGCGGACGTATGCGACATGGGCTTCTCGCAATACACGTCCTTCCCAGCGGCCAGCGCATCCACCACCACCTGCATGTGCCAGTGGTCGGGCACGGCGATCAGGATCGCGTCGATCGACTTGTCGTCGAGCAGTTCCTGGTAGCGGCGGGTGGTTTTGA from the Occallatibacter riparius genome contains:
- a CDS encoding 3-keto-disaccharide hydrolase — translated: MRIATRIAMTLVIAGAAGLASLAQGPNPDPDGPFLGRWDLTLKDAKAEYPSWIEIGKNDGKLTALFTGRWGNARPLPRIAIEGTQLTFVSPKEEEGATADMLFQGGRNGESLSGTVTGPDGTTWSWTGVKAPELKSTALPKWGKPIELFDGKDLKGWRQSKAGPPDWSVKDGSLITPGNGPEIISDKKFGDFKLHVEFNCGKESNSGIYLRGRYEVQIETDSQAEPPSHHTGGVYGFLEPKPEQARSPDAWQTFDITLIGRRVTVVQNGATVIDNQEIPGLTGGALDSHEGEPGPIYLQGSEKGHVLFRKITVTPAK
- a CDS encoding Gfo/Idh/MocA family oxidoreductase — encoded protein: MIASGAIGELNLIEATMGRNDPTGAWEYPPPLDLSPQNLDWDTWLGTAPKKPFDPYAFARWRCWKEYGTGVAGDLLVHLISGMQVSLGINEVPKKASAFGGIYRWKDGRNMPDVHAVLFEYMGIPVYMRLSLGCEMGEVTRFQGSKGLIELREFSVTYAPQTGEDSAPSYYSGGFPAAMRAQYTKEWHEKHDPPPGQEPAPQTITINGNDYDDLRPHVWNFLEAVRSRKPVVQDAVFGHRAALACHMANESYFRGTPVQWDEASGSIKSMA